In Marinomonas posidonica IVIA-Po-181, a single window of DNA contains:
- the yghU gene encoding glutathione-dependent disulfide-bond oxidoreductase, with translation MSDNHQEYVPPTVWQWEAKSGGQFANINRPIAGATHEKTLEVGNHPLQLHSLATPNGQKVTIMLEELLAMGIREAEYDAYLINIGEGDQFSSGFVDINPNSKIPALMDHSTTPPTRVFESGAILQYLAEKFDALVPTDHQAKTECRNWLFWQMGSAPYLGGGFGHFYAYAPTKMQYPIDRFTMETKRQLDVLDKHLAANTYMAGEEYSIADIAIWTWYGNLVLGNLYNAAEFLDVASYQHVVRWAKLIEQRPAVKRGRVVNRSFGDGAQLHERHDASDFDGLDLG, from the coding sequence ATGAGCGATAACCACCAAGAATACGTGCCACCAACAGTCTGGCAGTGGGAAGCAAAAAGTGGCGGACAATTTGCCAACATTAACCGTCCTATTGCGGGGGCGACACATGAAAAGACCCTTGAAGTTGGTAATCACCCACTTCAACTGCATTCCTTAGCCACACCAAATGGCCAGAAAGTGACTATTATGTTGGAAGAGTTGTTGGCAATGGGGATTAGGGAAGCGGAATACGATGCCTACTTGATTAATATTGGAGAGGGCGATCAGTTTTCTTCTGGTTTTGTCGACATCAACCCAAATTCTAAAATCCCCGCTTTGATGGATCACAGTACCACACCACCAACGCGTGTATTTGAGTCTGGTGCCATCTTGCAATATCTGGCTGAAAAATTTGATGCTTTGGTGCCAACAGATCACCAAGCGAAAACCGAATGCCGTAACTGGTTGTTCTGGCAAATGGGGTCTGCGCCTTATTTGGGCGGTGGTTTTGGACACTTTTACGCTTACGCGCCAACTAAGATGCAATACCCGATTGATCGCTTCACCATGGAAACCAAGCGCCAGCTGGATGTATTGGATAAACACCTTGCTGCCAATACGTATATGGCAGGTGAAGAGTATTCCATTGCTGATATTGCGATCTGGACGTGGTACGGCAATTTGGTGCTCGGTAATCTCTATAACGCCGCGGAATTTTTAGACGTTGCAAGTTATCAGCATGTCGTGCGTTGGGCTAAGTTGATAGAGCAACGTCCCGCGGTGAAACGAGGTCGTGTGGTGAACCGCTCTTTTGGTGATGGCGCGCAGTTACACGAACGCCATGATGCCAGTGATTTTGACGGTTTAGATTTAGGTTAA
- a CDS encoding cache domain-containing protein, producing the protein MKLSSKFTLIVFVVFLVIAGLSYLSVYTLKESLIDARKHEIQSILKFTVNQANYYIEQEKNQILTREEAEEKVEALLSTMRFDNYYIWANDSNGIARVHVKQSVVGAFQTSYPKYVNDLDEHPFMFVVGESRKATSNALYVKVNGMTLLPDWRWMIGIGVYLDELDETLRQYTHLVIAIAVASFLLLLGVLLWVYRNTISVLGDDPNRAYDLMRRVEREGVHYLIEERFHKGSLLYLIRDSFEHFYHAFESMQQHAYMVADKTEEVTLATQQAEKLMQQLLVQGRQLSEALSHNSEQDIAVIQASYFALLQDLEEVLVQLNCAVEQSSNIKQGANKIIDDLGNLDF; encoded by the coding sequence ATGAAGCTTTCAAGTAAATTCACTTTGATTGTTTTCGTTGTGTTTTTAGTTATTGCGGGACTGTCTTATTTGTCTGTTTATACTTTAAAAGAGAGTCTTATTGATGCTCGAAAGCATGAAATTCAGTCGATTTTGAAATTTACGGTGAATCAGGCGAATTACTATATAGAGCAAGAGAAGAATCAGATACTGACCCGTGAAGAGGCGGAAGAAAAGGTAGAAGCGCTGTTATCTACGATGCGATTTGATAACTATTATATCTGGGCAAATGATTCAAATGGCATTGCGAGAGTGCATGTCAAACAATCTGTTGTTGGGGCGTTTCAGACTTCTTACCCTAAATATGTCAATGATTTAGATGAACATCCTTTCATGTTTGTTGTTGGTGAAAGCCGTAAAGCTACTTCAAATGCTTTGTATGTGAAAGTGAACGGCATGACCTTGTTGCCGGATTGGCGATGGATGATAGGTATTGGCGTTTATTTAGATGAGTTGGATGAAACCTTACGTCAGTATACTCATCTTGTAATCGCGATTGCGGTGGCTTCGTTTTTACTTCTCTTGGGCGTGTTATTGTGGGTCTATCGAAATACGATTAGCGTGTTGGGGGATGACCCTAATCGAGCTTATGATTTGATGAGAAGAGTGGAACGAGAAGGGGTTCACTATTTAATCGAAGAGCGCTTTCACAAAGGCAGTTTGCTCTATTTAATTAGAGACAGTTTTGAGCATTTTTATCACGCTTTTGAGTCCATGCAACAGCATGCGTATATGGTGGCAGACAAAACTGAAGAGGTGACGCTTGCGACACAGCAAGCTGAAAAACTAATGCAGCAGTTGCTGGTTCAAGGTCGTCAGCTTTCAGAGGCTTTGTCACACAACTCTGAACAAGATATAGCGGTTATTCAAGCATCTTATTTTGCATTATTACAGGATCTTGAAGAGGTTTTGGTCCAGTTGAATTGCGCCGTTGAACAGTCGTCAAATATCAAGCAAGGTGCCAATAAAATCATTGATGATTTAGGTAACTTAGACTTTTAA
- the hisF gene encoding imidazole glycerol phosphate synthase subunit HisF, translating to MGLAKRIIPCLDVDNGRVVKGVQFVDIRDAGDPVEVAKRYDEQGADEITFLDITASSDDRETTVHMVEAIAAQVFIPLTVGGGIRTCDDIRRMLNAGADKVGINTAAVFNPEFVREAAQRFGSQCIVVAIDAKKVSAEDEPDKWEIFTHGGRKPTGLDAVEWAKKMVDYGAGEILLTSMDRDGTKNGFDLGVTRAISEAVHVPVIASGGVGNLEHLVKGVTEGKADAVLAASIFHFGEYSIEEAKQCMAEAGIEMRL from the coding sequence ATGGGCTTAGCAAAACGAATTATTCCTTGTCTGGATGTGGACAATGGGCGAGTCGTCAAAGGGGTACAATTTGTGGATATCCGCGACGCTGGTGACCCAGTTGAAGTGGCCAAACGTTACGATGAACAAGGAGCTGATGAGATCACCTTCTTAGACATAACCGCCAGCTCAGACGACCGTGAAACCACAGTACATATGGTCGAAGCCATTGCCGCGCAAGTATTTATTCCACTTACCGTAGGTGGTGGTATTCGAACTTGTGACGACATTCGTCGCATGTTGAATGCCGGTGCCGACAAAGTGGGCATTAACACGGCTGCGGTATTCAACCCAGAATTTGTCCGTGAAGCAGCGCAACGCTTCGGTTCACAATGTATTGTGGTGGCCATCGACGCCAAGAAAGTCAGTGCCGAAGACGAACCAGACAAGTGGGAAATTTTCACCCACGGTGGTCGTAAACCCACCGGGTTAGACGCAGTTGAGTGGGCGAAGAAAATGGTCGATTACGGCGCCGGTGAAATACTACTCACCAGTATGGACCGTGACGGTACTAAAAATGGCTTTGATCTCGGCGTCACTCGCGCCATCAGCGAAGCGGTTCACGTTCCGGTGATCGCTTCAGGTGGTGTTGGTAACCTTGAGCATCTTGTTAAAGGTGTCACCGAAGGCAAAGCCGATGCCGTATTAGCCGCCAGTATTTTCCACTTTGGCGAATACAGTATTGAAGAGGCCAAGCAATGCATGGCCGAGGCCGGCATTGAGATGCGTTTGTAG
- a CDS encoding EAL domain-containing protein, which produces MLGYFRKKSIILDMILSSVLLPSWQKLSIYLLFSISVSLFAHHAFYLYQEQHSLQRYLEGIIERTKQSVFQMRTSLNLAITNDQIACSDKDLNSLRIALLKYPYIEDIGRITEDHKLICSALWGPFTPPLELPKQANIDTSFRINWPETNGLFAKGQQRSVFSAGNAFVIPSPATFTDLIRHSRKTGSVLYSSKKQHIYRIFDDITLEEAKKAMSYSKNNVPMLPTANNILTLRICPAGFNFCATAIDKRTGYFDMNIWQWLWAILVGAFFGMFMAFSWAIFKSNRRSLIYRLKYAIKNDQIYSLYQPKIQLNTGEIIGVEALARWQDQELGTVSPDQFIACAEKNKLITPLTQQLVKKNLDDMLRYLKANSDFTLSINLSIQDLSNPSFLHFVERQVQQRGIHPGQIIFEVTERSAAQSDVLKQVTKRFLRKGYQISLDDFGTGFSNLSWLTAFDPHEIKIDKMFIQSIGTQTVNQITLDSIFLLVSKLDVKLVFEGIESLEEVDYLTQHTPNAIGQGWLYSKAVDTESLGKLLKNQPFTSTAFLTNSPD; this is translated from the coding sequence ATGCTGGGGTATTTTCGAAAGAAATCCATCATACTCGATATGATATTGTCATCCGTCTTGCTGCCATCATGGCAAAAGCTGAGTATTTATCTTCTCTTTTCCATCAGTGTCAGTCTGTTCGCACACCATGCTTTCTACCTCTACCAAGAACAGCATTCCCTACAGCGTTACTTAGAAGGCATCATTGAGCGTACCAAGCAATCCGTCTTCCAAATGCGTACAAGTCTTAATTTGGCCATCACCAATGATCAGATAGCCTGTTCTGACAAAGACCTCAATAGTTTGCGAATAGCGCTATTGAAATACCCTTATATTGAAGACATAGGGCGTATTACAGAGGATCATAAGCTCATTTGCTCTGCTTTGTGGGGCCCATTCACACCACCTCTAGAACTTCCTAAACAAGCTAACATAGACACCAGTTTTCGCATTAATTGGCCTGAAACCAATGGACTGTTTGCAAAAGGACAACAACGCTCCGTGTTTAGTGCTGGAAATGCTTTTGTCATTCCTTCTCCAGCCACTTTCACAGATTTAATTCGCCACTCTCGCAAAACGGGTAGTGTGCTGTATTCTTCAAAAAAACAACATATTTATCGAATTTTCGATGACATCACCTTAGAAGAAGCTAAAAAGGCCATGTCTTACTCAAAGAATAATGTGCCTATGTTGCCCACGGCTAACAATATATTAACGTTAAGAATATGCCCTGCTGGCTTTAATTTCTGCGCCACGGCCATTGATAAAAGAACAGGTTATTTTGACATGAATATCTGGCAATGGCTTTGGGCGATTTTGGTCGGGGCGTTCTTTGGGATGTTCATGGCATTTAGTTGGGCGATTTTTAAGTCCAACCGTCGTTCACTGATTTACCGTTTAAAATACGCCATTAAAAATGATCAAATATATTCACTTTACCAACCTAAAATCCAATTAAATACAGGTGAAATCATTGGTGTTGAAGCCTTAGCACGTTGGCAAGACCAAGAACTGGGTACGGTTTCACCAGACCAATTCATCGCTTGTGCTGAGAAAAATAAACTCATCACCCCTCTGACGCAGCAGCTAGTGAAGAAAAATTTAGACGACATGTTGCGCTATTTGAAAGCCAACTCGGACTTTACCCTAAGCATCAATTTGTCCATCCAAGATCTTTCAAACCCAAGCTTCTTACATTTCGTTGAAAGGCAAGTACAGCAGAGAGGCATTCATCCAGGACAGATTATTTTCGAAGTGACCGAACGTTCCGCGGCACAAAGTGACGTATTAAAACAAGTCACCAAACGTTTCTTACGCAAAGGGTACCAAATTTCTCTTGATGATTTTGGTACAGGCTTTTCGAACTTGTCTTGGTTAACCGCCTTTGATCCTCATGAAATCAAAATTGATAAGATGTTTATTCAATCCATTGGCACTCAAACCGTCAACCAGATCACCTTAGACAGTATTTTTCTGTTGGTCAGTAAATTGGACGTGAAGCTTGTTTTTGAAGGCATTGAATCACTAGAAGAAGTCGATTACCTAACACAACACACCCCCAATGCCATTGGACAAGGCTGGCTATATTCAAAAGCAGTCGATACCGAGTCACTTGGTAAGCTGTTAAAAAATCAGCCGTTTACCTCCACTGCCTTCTTAACCAACTCACCAGACTAA
- the nfsA gene encoding oxygen-insensitive NADPH nitroreductase, with the protein MNPILQAQKSHKSIRQYTDQTIDNALLEKLISAAQGAASSSFIQAYSIIQITNPKHRQQIATLAGGQGWVESAAEFLVICADLTRVEYCSEKQGLGPLDGNTEHFIAATTDATFMAQNLMLGAESVGLGAVFIGGIRNDPEQLAQLLELPKQVYPIFGLCLGYPDAQPDLKPRLPVNSILHRDTYDTSRCASDVEAYDQQMQTYYRSRDDNKKQSNWSEQTAAAVQKKKREHMLSFLQNHGFLKC; encoded by the coding sequence TTGAATCCCATATTACAGGCCCAAAAATCCCATAAGTCGATTCGTCAATATACCGATCAAACCATAGATAATGCCTTGCTAGAAAAACTGATTAGCGCGGCTCAGGGCGCAGCATCATCCAGTTTTATTCAGGCTTATTCGATTATTCAAATCACTAATCCAAAACATCGACAGCAGATTGCCACATTAGCCGGTGGCCAAGGTTGGGTTGAGTCGGCTGCTGAGTTTTTGGTAATTTGTGCCGATTTAACCCGTGTTGAGTATTGCAGTGAAAAACAAGGTTTAGGTCCATTAGACGGCAATACCGAGCATTTTATCGCCGCCACAACCGACGCCACGTTTATGGCACAAAATTTAATGTTGGGCGCCGAATCCGTTGGTCTTGGTGCGGTGTTTATTGGTGGTATTCGCAATGATCCTGAGCAATTAGCTCAACTGCTTGAACTCCCCAAACAGGTGTACCCTATTTTCGGCTTATGTCTGGGTTACCCAGATGCTCAACCAGATCTCAAACCTCGTCTTCCAGTGAACAGCATCTTACATAGGGACACCTACGATACTTCACGCTGCGCCTCAGATGTGGAAGCATATGACCAACAAATGCAGACTTATTACCGATCCAGAGATGACAATAAAAAACAAAGTAATTGGTCTGAACAAACAGCCGCCGCCGTGCAAAAGAAAAAGCGCGAACACATGCTAAGTTTTTTACAAAATCACGGCTTTTTAAAGTGCTAA
- the hisB gene encoding imidazoleglycerol-phosphate dehydratase HisB yields the protein MSDRVASVERNTLETQIKVSINLDGTGKFNCVTGVPFLDHMLEQVARHGLIDLDIHAVGDLHIDAHHTVEDLGITLGQAFEIAVGDKKGIKRYGHAYVPLDEALSRVVIDFSGRPGLEMHVPFTRASVGGFDVDLFSEFFHGFINHAKVTLHLDNLRGKNTHHQAETVFKAFGRALRMALEVDERMAGQMPSTKGCL from the coding sequence ATGTCCGATCGCGTTGCCAGTGTCGAGCGTAATACGCTTGAAACTCAGATCAAGGTGTCGATCAACCTAGACGGTACCGGTAAATTTAACTGCGTCACAGGCGTACCTTTTCTAGATCATATGCTAGAGCAAGTCGCTCGCCATGGCCTGATCGATCTAGACATTCACGCGGTTGGTGACCTTCACATTGATGCTCACCACACAGTAGAAGACCTAGGCATTACCTTAGGCCAAGCCTTTGAAATTGCCGTTGGCGATAAAAAAGGCATCAAGCGTTATGGGCACGCCTATGTTCCACTAGATGAAGCGCTTTCCCGCGTAGTGATCGACTTCTCTGGTCGACCAGGCTTGGAGATGCATGTGCCCTTTACTCGTGCTTCTGTCGGTGGTTTTGATGTGGATTTGTTTTCAGAATTCTTCCACGGCTTTATCAATCACGCCAAAGTAACCTTGCACCTAGACAACCTACGTGGCAAAAACACTCACCACCAAGCTGAAACTGTTTTCAAAGCGTTTGGTCGTGCCCTACGTATGGCACTGGAAGTGGATGAACGTATGGCTGGTCAAATGCCATCTACAAAGGGCTGCTTGTAA
- the msrA gene encoding peptide-methionine (S)-S-oxide reductase MsrA, whose protein sequence is MKNHHTAFSPLKPICQSILTGWLIGSAAFAPTAHAEQQRLIVAGGCFWCVESDFEKVPGVIKVESGYTGGQTLKPTYKQVSLGKTGHYEAVEIVFEDDQVSLTSLVDYFWKTIDPTDASGQFCDKGAPYRTGLFYQNESQRAIFEASLAKITKEKPFNADIVTPILPASEFYLAEQYHQDYYKKNPIRYGFYRSSCGRDRTIEQLWGEVASKDYH, encoded by the coding sequence ATGAAAAACCACCATACTGCGTTTTCGCCCTTGAAACCCATCTGCCAAAGCATACTCACAGGCTGGCTCATAGGAAGTGCAGCATTTGCCCCTACAGCCCATGCTGAACAACAACGTTTGATTGTCGCTGGAGGGTGTTTCTGGTGTGTGGAATCAGACTTTGAAAAAGTACCAGGGGTCATCAAAGTAGAATCCGGCTACACTGGAGGCCAGACCCTGAAACCAACCTATAAACAGGTTTCCTTGGGAAAAACAGGGCATTATGAAGCCGTTGAGATCGTCTTTGAGGATGATCAAGTTTCTTTAACAAGTTTGGTGGATTACTTCTGGAAAACCATTGACCCCACCGACGCCAGTGGTCAGTTCTGCGATAAAGGCGCTCCCTACCGTACCGGGCTGTTTTATCAAAATGAGTCACAGCGAGCGATATTTGAAGCGTCTTTGGCAAAAATAACCAAAGAAAAGCCCTTTAACGCCGACATCGTCACACCCATCTTACCTGCCAGTGAGTTTTATCTGGCAGAGCAATATCATCAAGACTATTACAAAAAGAACCCCATTCGCTATGGCTTTTATCGTTCCAGCTGTGGACGTGACCGAACAATAGAACAGCTTTGGGGAGAGGTTGCCAGCAAGGACTATCATTAA
- a CDS encoding AsmA family protein, protein MVWFKRFVYFVLILLTLIGLALAYVGLFVNPNDFKDELKNVAMEKANVRLRLEGDIGWSFFPWLGLEMENIGVAIGSDAEIVQFDRAEFGLAMLPLLEQKIQVNKVNLVNLKAHLHQNAQGEGNWQLQIPPSTSKTDANMAVVKGSSNVSASASQTAHSSDVKIPDIHLEELRIEKAQIVYRNEQTKQLIEADLDVQLKDVQWDKAWPMVMEASLTQSDLQGHQSIKVEASLNSQLTVFPERESLLLDALVVQASISGEAIPASPLEAKLSAVNVAMDLPQENLLIDGLSLSSMGVNLDAKVQAFEVLSDPKFSATLSVGAFNPRTLLTALQIPLPDMADSTALTKASANVALEGSLDELTVQPIAIVLDDTKIEANAVLSLSPLRWDVSIAGANLDLDRYLPDPVEAEAGVDTEAETKIGIEAKSTTASGKAQANPTEAELIPVELIRGLNGHVGLIFDDIQVKKLTIDQLALDTTQTNGVVSISPLEASLYQGKVSSQLRLDVRGNTPKIDIEPSVEAVQIQPFLIDLMAMDNIAGETFLRGDLTSQGNSVDALMSSLQGDLLVEIKQGALVGTNLTKSVCEGIASIRKKTLNVSQFGNDTPFETMRFPAHIVDGQISTPGLAISSVGLQVTGDGIIALPTQSLNYQVNVGIAGSQLDAACGVNETVTQLTFPVVCKGAFSDDPAGLCRPDLVGFGTLFADLAKQEAAQKLAEEKAKLKAELKQKEAELKAELKAKRDAEEARLKAELKAKREAEEERLKDKLKDKLKSLF, encoded by the coding sequence ATGGTTTGGTTTAAGCGATTTGTTTACTTTGTCTTGATTCTACTGACTTTGATCGGTTTGGCGTTGGCCTATGTCGGGCTGTTTGTGAACCCGAATGATTTTAAAGATGAGCTGAAAAATGTCGCAATGGAAAAAGCCAATGTGAGGTTGCGTTTAGAGGGCGACATTGGTTGGTCCTTTTTTCCTTGGTTAGGCTTAGAGATGGAAAACATTGGTGTGGCCATTGGGTCCGATGCTGAAATCGTGCAATTTGATCGAGCCGAATTTGGTTTGGCGATGCTTCCCTTGCTAGAACAAAAAATTCAGGTAAACAAGGTCAATTTGGTGAACCTGAAAGCTCATCTTCATCAAAATGCTCAAGGCGAAGGAAACTGGCAGTTGCAGATACCGCCCTCTACTTCAAAGACAGATGCCAACATGGCTGTGGTTAAGGGGAGTTCAAACGTTAGCGCTTCAGCTTCGCAAACAGCACACAGTAGCGACGTTAAAATTCCAGACATCCACCTAGAAGAGTTGCGTATTGAAAAGGCTCAGATTGTTTACCGGAATGAACAAACTAAGCAATTGATCGAAGCTGACTTAGATGTGCAGTTAAAAGACGTACAGTGGGACAAAGCTTGGCCAATGGTGATGGAAGCGAGCCTGACTCAGAGTGATCTACAAGGACACCAATCGATTAAGGTGGAAGCGAGTTTAAACAGCCAATTAACCGTTTTCCCTGAACGTGAATCCCTTTTATTAGATGCCTTGGTGGTGCAAGCCAGCATATCGGGTGAGGCGATTCCGGCTAGCCCGTTAGAGGCGAAGCTAAGCGCAGTCAATGTGGCGATGGATTTGCCACAGGAAAACTTGTTGATTGATGGTTTGTCACTCAGTTCGATGGGCGTAAATCTAGATGCGAAAGTTCAGGCATTTGAAGTGTTAAGTGATCCAAAGTTCTCAGCGACCTTGTCGGTTGGGGCGTTTAACCCACGTACCTTATTAACCGCTTTGCAGATCCCATTGCCTGATATGGCCGATTCAACGGCCTTGACGAAAGCCAGTGCCAATGTTGCTCTAGAAGGCAGTTTGGATGAATTGACGGTACAGCCTATTGCCATTGTGTTGGACGATACGAAAATAGAAGCAAATGCTGTGTTGTCTCTTTCTCCCTTGCGCTGGGATGTCAGTATTGCCGGTGCCAATCTGGACTTGGATCGCTACTTACCCGACCCCGTCGAAGCGGAAGCCGGTGTCGATACAGAAGCAGAAACAAAAATTGGCATAGAAGCAAAAAGCACAACGGCGAGTGGTAAGGCGCAAGCCAATCCCACTGAGGCAGAATTGATACCTGTGGAATTAATTCGGGGTCTTAATGGTCATGTTGGTCTGATATTTGATGACATTCAGGTCAAAAAACTCACCATAGACCAATTGGCTTTGGATACCACTCAAACTAATGGCGTCGTCAGCATTTCGCCTTTGGAAGCATCGTTATACCAAGGTAAAGTATCGTCTCAATTACGCCTAGATGTTCGTGGTAATACGCCTAAAATAGACATTGAACCCAGTGTCGAAGCGGTACAGATTCAACCATTTCTGATCGATTTAATGGCAATGGATAACATTGCCGGGGAAACCTTCTTAAGGGGTGATTTAACCAGCCAAGGAAACAGTGTCGATGCTCTGATGTCATCATTACAAGGTGACTTGCTGGTGGAAATAAAGCAGGGGGCTTTGGTGGGGACAAACTTGACCAAAAGTGTCTGTGAAGGCATAGCATCGATTCGTAAAAAGACACTCAATGTCAGTCAATTTGGTAATGATACTCCGTTTGAGACCATGCGCTTTCCTGCTCATATAGTCGATGGTCAGATTTCAACACCGGGTTTAGCTATTAGCTCAGTGGGGTTACAAGTGACGGGGGATGGCATCATTGCCTTGCCCACTCAATCTCTGAATTACCAAGTCAATGTGGGGATTGCTGGCAGCCAGTTAGATGCCGCATGTGGGGTGAATGAAACAGTCACTCAATTAACCTTTCCAGTGGTTTGTAAAGGGGCATTCAGCGATGATCCTGCCGGTTTGTGTCGTCCAGATTTAGTGGGCTTTGGAACATTGTTCGCGGACTTAGCGAAGCAAGAAGCGGCACAAAAATTGGCGGAAGAAAAAGCCAAACTAAAAGCAGAGCTGAAACAAAAAGAGGCGGAATTGAAGGCGGAATTAAAGGCCAAACGTGACGCCGAAGAAGCTCGATTAAAAGCCGAGCTGAAAGCGAAGCGCGAAGCCGAAGAGGAACGCCTCAAGGATAAGCTAAAAGATAAATTAAAAAGCTTGTTTTGA
- the hisH gene encoding imidazole glycerol phosphate synthase subunit HisH yields MSQVHTSTVAVIDYGMGNLHSVAKALEHVADDHTQVIVTSDPAVIDAADRVLLPGVGAIRDCIGEMHNTGLVPSIQKAMREKPFLAICVGIQSLMSHSEENGGVDCLNHFQGNALFFGNDHKDHDGSKLKVPHMGWNQVKQSISHPLWQGIPDNARFYFVHSYYVVPSNKDDVAGTCDYGLEFCVALAHDNVFAVQFHPEKSHKDGLQLYKNFIHWDGKP; encoded by the coding sequence ATGAGTCAAGTTCACACTTCAACGGTTGCCGTGATTGACTACGGTATGGGCAACTTACATTCGGTCGCCAAAGCTTTAGAACACGTGGCCGACGATCATACTCAAGTGATTGTCACCAGTGACCCTGCTGTCATTGATGCGGCCGATCGCGTTTTATTACCAGGCGTAGGGGCCATCCGTGATTGCATCGGTGAAATGCACAACACCGGATTGGTCCCCAGCATTCAGAAAGCCATGCGGGAAAAACCGTTTTTAGCAATTTGTGTCGGTATTCAATCCTTGATGTCACACAGTGAAGAAAACGGCGGGGTTGATTGCCTAAACCATTTCCAAGGCAACGCCTTATTCTTCGGCAACGACCATAAAGATCATGATGGCAGCAAACTGAAAGTGCCACACATGGGCTGGAATCAGGTGAAACAGAGTATTTCACACCCACTTTGGCAAGGGATTCCAGACAATGCCCGCTTCTACTTTGTGCACAGTTACTATGTGGTACCAAGCAATAAAGATGATGTAGCTGGCACTTGTGACTATGGTTTGGAATTCTGTGTTGCTCTTGCTCATGACAATGTCTTTGCCGTGCAATTCCACCCAGAAAAGAGCCACAAAGATGGTTTGCAACTCTACAAAAACTTCATCCATTGGGATGGCAAACCTTAG
- the nadS gene encoding NadS family protein yields the protein MNDGVFNELLESVQQADGIIKGQNTAARITEFAEPEVKAIRTKTGLSQSRFASLLGVSKRTLENWEQGRRQPTGPARALLKIVDADPEHALKALHG from the coding sequence ATGAACGACGGTGTATTTAATGAATTACTGGAAAGCGTGCAACAAGCCGATGGCATCATAAAAGGCCAAAACACGGCGGCGCGCATCACGGAATTTGCCGAGCCAGAAGTAAAAGCGATTCGGACAAAAACCGGCTTAAGCCAAAGTCGCTTTGCTAGCCTGTTAGGGGTTAGCAAACGTACTTTAGAGAACTGGGAACAAGGCCGTCGTCAGCCAACAGGGCCAGCACGTGCTTTGCTGAAAATTGTCGATGCTGATCCTGAACATGCGCTAAAGGCGTTGCATGGTTAA
- a CDS encoding peroxiredoxin has product MLKHVPQVIFKTRVRNEALGGPNPFEWKDVSTDDLFKNKSVVVFSLPGAFTPTCSTSHLPRYEELYEEFKGQGVDTVICISVNDAFVMFQWGKSQNAKNVFLLPDGNGDFTRQMGMLVKKDNLGFGMRSWRYAMHVDNGEIKKMLTEPGYQDNAPSDPFEVSDADTMLAYLKSR; this is encoded by the coding sequence ATGTTAAAACATGTCCCTCAGGTAATATTTAAAACCCGCGTACGCAATGAAGCACTCGGCGGACCAAACCCATTCGAATGGAAAGATGTATCAACCGATGATCTGTTTAAAAACAAAAGTGTCGTAGTGTTTTCATTACCTGGTGCCTTTACACCAACTTGCTCAACCTCTCATTTACCTCGTTATGAGGAACTGTATGAAGAATTTAAAGGGCAAGGTGTGGATACTGTCATTTGTATCTCAGTCAACGATGCCTTCGTTATGTTCCAATGGGGTAAGAGCCAAAATGCGAAAAATGTTTTTCTACTGCCGGATGGCAATGGTGACTTCACTCGTCAAATGGGCATGCTGGTGAAAAAAGACAATCTTGGTTTCGGTATGCGTAGCTGGCGTTATGCCATGCATGTGGACAATGGTGAAATCAAAAAAATGCTGACCGAGCCAGGGTATCAAGATAATGCTCCCAGTGATCCATTTGAAGTGTCTGATGCGGATACCATGTTAGCTTATCTGAAAAGTCGTTAA